AGATTTCAGTTATATCTATTATCATTGAATATTAATGAGCTTATCACTACTTTCGATCAATCCATCTTAAACAAAGCTTAAATTATTTATGTCATTGTTATTCAATATACTTTTGTAGTATTTAGAAAATGATATAGATATACATAGATAATAAATTAATATATAGCTGTTAAATATAATTAGAATGCTTAACTAACATTAACTTTTATGGGAAAAATATGACAATTCAATATATTGATCCACAAGAACGCTGGTCAGAGGCTATTGTTCATAATGGTGTGGTCTATTATACAAGTGTGCCTACAAATTTAATCGCTGATGCATATTTGCAAACTAAAAGTGCTTTGACAGAGATTGATAACATGCTTGCAAGAGTGAATAGTAATAAAAATCTTATTCTTGATGCTACTATTTTCATTAGTGATAAAACTGATTTGACCGGGATGAATAAAGCTTGGGATGAATGGGTAACTAAAGGTCGTGCACCTGTACGTTGTACGGTTCAAGCTGCGTTAATGAATGAAAACTATAAAGTAGAAATAAAAATAGTTGCAGCAATAAATTTATAACGTTGTGTGATTAGCATTTTATTTAATTAAATAATATGTTAATTGAATATAAGAAAAATGGGTCAAAAATGACCCAATTAACTTGAGAACA
Above is a genomic segment from Frischella perrara containing:
- a CDS encoding RidA family protein, with protein sequence MTIQYIDPQERWSEAIVHNGVVYYTSVPTNLIADAYLQTKSALTEIDNMLARVNSNKNLILDATIFISDKTDLTGMNKAWDEWVTKGRAPVRCTVQAALMNENYKVEIKIVAAINL